The Streptococcaceae bacterium ESL0687 genome has a segment encoding these proteins:
- a CDS encoding CapA family protein: MENKQHFSLKKSVTVALVATAIVLPLVLLVSPGLKKSETMAESKETTTNKQKTAKKKDTSSQKKETTESKKAKITASGDMLYHNIVYGSAWDGSRYDFDNDYELVKPLISSADLALGDFEGTINPQRELAGYPIFNAPEEVLSSIKDAGFDVLDLGHNHILDTGLSGLTYTANAIKKAGMDYIGVSPNDDQILVKDVNGIKIALLAYSYGFNGIEQSISTEDYNKYLKDLNPEKVQAEIKKAKEMADFVIVMPQMGEEYRLSPTDEQVNLYHQMIDWGADIIFGGHPHVIEPTEIIDKNGDKKFIIYSMGNLLSNQRYETLENYWTERGVIMDLDLEKTGDKTSITSIKAHPTWVSREPIPGRYFEGYQAYDYQVLLAEDYLPGGKYANSLGEEKRSRIETAYQETMDLLNLKWPQ, translated from the coding sequence ATGGAAAATAAACAGCACTTCTCACTTAAAAAATCGGTAACGGTTGCCCTTGTGGCAACTGCTATCGTTCTCCCCCTAGTTTTACTGGTCAGTCCGGGACTTAAAAAGTCAGAGACCATGGCTGAAAGTAAGGAGACGACTACCAACAAACAAAAAACAGCTAAGAAGAAAGACACCAGCAGCCAGAAAAAAGAGACAACAGAAAGTAAAAAAGCCAAAATCACCGCAAGTGGCGACATGCTCTACCACAATATCGTATACGGGAGTGCCTGGGACGGAAGTAGATATGACTTTGACAATGACTATGAGCTAGTAAAGCCTTTAATTTCATCAGCCGATTTGGCCCTGGGTGACTTTGAAGGAACCATCAACCCCCAAAGGGAACTTGCAGGCTATCCCATCTTTAATGCCCCAGAAGAAGTTCTCTCAAGTATTAAGGACGCAGGCTTTGACGTCTTAGACCTCGGCCACAATCATATCCTTGATACAGGTCTATCAGGTCTTACCTATACCGCAAATGCCATCAAAAAAGCAGGCATGGACTACATCGGAGTAAGTCCTAATGATGACCAAATCCTTGTCAAAGACGTAAACGGCATAAAAATTGCCCTTCTGGCCTATAGCTACGGCTTTAACGGAATTGAACAATCAATAAGCACAGAGGACTACAACAAGTACCTCAAGGACTTAAATCCTGAAAAAGTCCAGGCTGAAATCAAAAAAGCCAAAGAAATGGCAGATTTTGTGATTGTTATGCCCCAAATGGGGGAAGAATATAGACTCAGTCCAACAGATGAACAAGTAAACCTTTACCATCAGATGATTGACTGGGGGGCAGATATTATTTTTGGGGGACATCCTCATGTTATTGAACCAACTGAAATTATTGATAAAAACGGGGACAAAAAATTTATTATCTACTCAATGGGGAACCTCCTATCCAACCAACGTTATGAAACTCTTGAAAACTACTGGACAGAGCGCGGGGTTATAATGGATCTTGACCTTGAAAAAACAGGCGACAAGACAAGCATTACAAGTATTAAGGCCCATCCAACCTGGGTGTCAAGAGAACCCATTCCTGGCAGATACTTTGAAGGCTACCAGGCCTATGACTACCAGGTACTTCTAGCTGAGGACTATCTGCCTGGCGGCAAATATGCAAACTCCCTAGGAGAAGAAAAAAGAAGCCGGATTGAAACAGCCTACCAGGAAACCATGGATCTCTTAAACCTTAAGTGGCCCCAATAA
- a CDS encoding DUF4357 domain-containing protein, with product MNKDLSKDKDIEEQVFYLKARGADAEAVFVPTSEEMMVLEGSHRTPKPTSASFTKYDLLDQLIEVGTINEAGLFLKDFTFNSPSEAAEIVAGSPYDGPKEWKDQSGRSLEDFLD from the coding sequence ATGAATAAGGATTTATCAAAAGATAAGGATATAGAAGAACAAGTTTTCTACTTAAAGGCGCGCGGGGCTGATGCTGAGGCTGTCTTTGTGCCAACAAGTGAGGAAATGATGGTACTTGAAGGGTCTCATAGGACACCCAAACCTACCAGTGCAAGTTTTACTAAATATGACCTCCTTGATCAGCTAATCGAGGTTGGAACCATTAATGAAGCTGGTCTTTTCCTCAAGGATTTTACCTTTAACTCACCTTCTGAAGCAGCAGAGATTGTTGCGGGAAGCCCTTATGACGGGCCTAAGGAATGGAAGGACCAGTCAGGTCGAAGTCTTGAAGATTTTCTGGACTAG
- a CDS encoding MoaF N-terminal domain-containing protein yields MVKTFKDLVGKTAEVRFEGTQIAFKLEYLTEDSMRWTALDQDKGNTELEKIYPADIRDGVIAVNWIEKAGASVSHTIDLKEGKVWSFVNWPDDKSYGGRGLVYYHGSFKLTSEL; encoded by the coding sequence ATGGTAAAGACTTTTAAGGATTTAGTTGGAAAGACTGCAGAAGTTAGGTTTGAAGGAACACAGATTGCCTTTAAACTTGAGTATTTGACTGAGGACTCTATGCGCTGGACTGCTCTTGACCAGGACAAGGGAAATACTGAACTTGAGAAGATTTATCCGGCTGATATTAGAGACGGTGTTATTGCGGTCAACTGGATTGAAAAGGCTGGAGCTAGCGTGTCTCACACCATTGACCTTAAAGAAGGCAAGGTTTGGTCTTTTGTCAACTGGCCTGACGACAAGTCTTACGGGGGACGTGGTCTTGTTTACTACCACGGAAGTTTTAAACTTACAAGTGAGCTGTAA
- a CDS encoding MBL fold metallo-hydrolase: protein MYKELKGKEATYYVMNPDPVFGSTAIVIERAGKGLLVDTQFSKHDADKIVALVRDRGIEIETIYISYSDPDYYFGTDQVKKAFPNARVLATASNIERIKDSYEAKLTVWADTLKDGAPDKIIIPEEVKDKVSLEGLDFEIYGADPKKQTLYERQDKILLGGILVAVGSHLFMADTKTIESQKAWIKDLDGLLSLEPETVIPGHFRVGADFSERNIKATRDYIEKFIKVEEESQTSQEIIDKMKEIYPSLPEGSLDMSAKVVTGEMKWD, encoded by the coding sequence ATGTATAAGGAATTAAAGGGTAAGGAAGCTACTTATTATGTGATGAATCCAGATCCTGTTTTTGGGTCAACTGCCATTGTTATTGAAAGGGCAGGTAAGGGGCTTTTGGTTGATACTCAGTTTTCAAAGCACGATGCTGATAAGATTGTAGCTCTTGTTCGTGACCGAGGGATTGAGATTGAAACCATCTATATCTCTTACAGTGATCCAGACTACTACTTTGGAACAGACCAGGTTAAAAAGGCTTTTCCTAATGCGCGTGTTCTTGCGACTGCGTCAAATATTGAACGTATTAAAGACTCTTATGAGGCAAAGCTTACCGTTTGGGCTGATACCTTAAAGGACGGAGCACCAGATAAGATTATTATTCCTGAGGAAGTTAAGGATAAGGTTAGTCTTGAAGGTTTGGACTTTGAAATTTACGGGGCAGATCCTAAGAAACAAACCCTTTATGAAAGACAGGATAAGATTCTTCTAGGTGGGATTTTAGTGGCTGTGGGAAGTCATTTGTTCATGGCTGATACTAAGACTATTGAGAGCCAAAAGGCTTGGATTAAGGATTTAGATGGTTTATTATCTCTTGAGCCTGAGACTGTTATTCCTGGTCACTTTAGAGTGGGAGCTGATTTTTCTGAAAGAAATATCAAAGCAACCCGTGACTATATTGAAAAATTCATCAAGGTTGAGGAAGAAAGCCAAACCAGCCAAGAGATTATTGATAAAATGAAGGAAATCTACCCAAGTCTTCCCGAAGGAAGCCTTGATATGAGTGCCAAGGTTGTAACTGGCGAAATGAAGTGGGACTAA
- a CDS encoding DUF4767 domain-containing protein, giving the protein MMCMKRFLRVGLCSSGLLALALLIGCGRSTAGHNETSSSSEIKSSSQISSESIIESIIESTTESTTKSDEASSSQSSQSSKDTQDAAVAQDVWNEGKAQGLRDFMVTWGQEMNQTYQEYGLGNDVDLYGLKLPDDILGASSWKAALDNEPLNLKWSTSGHADGAYALVAVYSDAATMPYLKKHVYFFTINEGVPKVFVTMQNQGNDNSYLNLSETENEALRSYFSQLVTAS; this is encoded by the coding sequence ATGATGTGTATGAAAAGATTTTTAAGGGTTGGTCTTTGTAGTTCGGGTCTGCTTGCTCTTGCTCTTTTGATAGGGTGCGGGCGGTCGACTGCTGGTCATAATGAAACCAGTTCAAGTAGTGAGATTAAGTCGTCCAGTCAAATATCTTCTGAATCTATTATTGAATCTATTATTGAATCAACTACTGAATCGACTACTAAATCAGATGAGGCGTCATCCAGTCAGTCTTCTCAGTCTTCAAAAGATACACAAGATGCAGCAGTAGCCCAGGACGTGTGGAATGAGGGCAAGGCTCAAGGTTTACGGGACTTTATGGTAACTTGGGGGCAGGAGATGAACCAGACCTACCAGGAGTACGGGCTTGGTAATGATGTTGACCTCTATGGTCTTAAGCTGCCTGATGATATTTTGGGAGCTAGCTCCTGGAAGGCAGCTCTTGACAATGAGCCTCTGAATCTTAAGTGGTCTACAAGTGGTCATGCGGACGGAGCTTACGCCCTTGTTGCTGTCTATTCTGATGCGGCTACCATGCCTTATCTGAAAAAACATGTCTACTTCTTTACCATAAATGAGGGAGTGCCTAAGGTTTTTGTGACCATGCAAAACCAGGGAAATGATAATAGCTATCTGAATCTTTCGGAGACTGAAAATGAGGCTTTAAGGTCTTATTTTAGCCAGCTTGTGACTGCCTCTTAA
- a CDS encoding TFIIB-type zinc ribbon-containing protein, producing the protein MANEKMLSVPIPTDLDGYSAFQCSLCSELFKITPTDFEDKSQIQIWCPSCGLIPDSIITEEIRELSLKIAKNHVLNLFNGFNIKLEERFKDGSIKYKAGKKIKEEPTDQLVSRIDILEIQTYECCHKEAKISPGLKMIGGYCPFCGEMQNGN; encoded by the coding sequence ATGGCTAATGAAAAGATGTTGAGTGTGCCAATTCCAACAGATTTGGATGGTTATTCTGCTTTCCAATGTTCATTGTGTAGCGAGTTATTTAAGATAACACCTACTGACTTTGAAGATAAATCTCAAATTCAAATTTGGTGCCCAAGCTGTGGGTTAATTCCTGATAGTATAATTACTGAGGAAATTAGAGAACTTTCGTTAAAAATTGCTAAGAATCATGTATTAAATCTTTTTAATGGTTTCAATATAAAATTGGAAGAAAGATTCAAAGATGGGAGTATAAAATATAAAGCTGGTAAAAAAATAAAAGAGGAACCTACAGATCAACTTGTTTCGAGAATAGATATTTTAGAAATTCAAACTTATGAATGTTGCCATAAAGAGGCTAAAATTAGTCCAGGTTTGAAAATGATAGGAGGCTATTGTCCTTTTTGTGGAGAAATGCAAAATGGAAATTAA
- a CDS encoding restriction endonuclease subunit S: MAKKEKPQLRFKGFEGEWEEEKFDNLFDLSVPTNSLSRENLVYDEGKIKNIHYGDILTKFNSVLDASDKMIPYIRGASEDKFKKSFLKDGDIVIADAAEDESVGKSIEVCNVKKHPIVAGLHTIVARPKNIFAPLYLGHYLNSKIYHESLYKLMQGTKVLSLSKTNISKTSVCFPDYKEQEKIGAFFAQLDKLIALYEKRLADLKEMKKGYLQKMFPAPGQKIPQLRFQEFEGEWEMCKLKDKSVISAGGDMPKKASKKRGKYPILANSLLNNGVVGYSDSYKVEAPAVTVTGRGDVGFARAQINNFTPVVRLLTIKSKFNIYFLENYINICNPFIESTGVPQLTVPQLGQYKIIFPSLPEQEKIGTFFADFDKKINQAEKKLDQLKTLKKGFLQKMFV; this comes from the coding sequence ATGGCCAAAAAAGAAAAACCCCAACTAAGATTTAAAGGCTTTGAAGGGGAGTGGGAAGAAGAGAAATTTGATAATTTATTTGATTTGTCAGTTCCGACTAATTCATTATCACGTGAAAATCTAGTATATGATGAAGGAAAAATTAAAAATATCCATTATGGTGATATTTTGACAAAATTTAATTCTGTTTTAGATGCTTCAGATAAGATGATTCCGTATATAAGGGGAGCATCTGAAGATAAATTTAAAAAATCTTTTTTAAAAGATGGAGATATTGTTATAGCGGATGCTGCCGAAGATGAGAGTGTTGGAAAATCCATAGAAGTATGTAATGTTAAAAAACATCCTATTGTAGCAGGTTTACATACTATTGTAGCCCGTCCAAAAAATATTTTTGCTCCCTTATATTTAGGGCATTATCTTAATAGTAAAATTTATCATGAATCATTATATAAATTGATGCAGGGTACAAAAGTTTTATCATTGAGTAAGACAAATATATCTAAAACTTCGGTCTGTTTTCCAGATTATAAAGAACAAGAAAAAATCGGAGCCTTCTTTGCCCAGCTGGATAAGTTAATCGCCTTGTATGAAAAGAGACTGGCAGACCTTAAAGAAATGAAAAAAGGCTACCTCCAAAAAATGTTCCCAGCCCCAGGACAAAAAATCCCACAACTTAGATTCCAAGAATTTGAAGGGGAGTGGGAGATGTGTAAATTAAAAGATAAGAGCGTTATTTCAGCAGGTGGAGATATGCCTAAAAAAGCATCCAAAAAGAGAGGGAAGTACCCAATTCTTGCAAACTCTTTATTGAACAATGGTGTCGTTGGATATTCTGATAGTTACAAGGTAGAAGCACCAGCAGTAACAGTAACAGGTAGGGGAGATGTTGGTTTTGCACGTGCTCAAATAAATAATTTTACTCCAGTAGTTCGTTTGTTGACTATAAAATCAAAATTTAATATTTACTTTTTAGAAAATTATATAAATATATGCAATCCTTTTATAGAATCTACTGGTGTTCCTCAATTAACGGTCCCACAGTTGGGACAATATAAAATAATTTTCCCTTCCCTCCCAGAACAGGAAAAAATCGGAACCTTCTTTGCAGATTTTGATAAAAAAATTAATCAAGCAGAGAAAAAACTTGACCAGCTTAAAACCCTTAAAAAAGGATTTTTACAAAAAATGTTTGTTTAA
- a CDS encoding type I restriction-modification system subunit M, protein MSENRLQSITSKLWAMANELRGNMDAGEFKNYILSFMFYRYLSEHQEAYLVNQNILDLKPGESPNDAYLRLAVGDDLQDYLEDISSSLGYAIEPADTWVSLNQKIENLEIIPSDYQDLFDHFNKNVSLNKGAKSDFEGVFSDINLGDSRLGASTTARAKSLNGIVGLVNEIEYKSDEGRDILGEIYEYLIGQFAASAGKKGGEFYTPHQVSRILAKLVTRDLEENDQSFSVYDPTMGSGSLLLTVRDEVPGGNKAGKIKFYGQELNTTTYNLARMNLMMHGVSYNNMTLHNGDTLESDWPDGVNAQGIDQPRSFDAVVANPPYSAKWDNSESKLKDPRFSDYGKLAPKTKADFAFILHGLYHLNSEGVMAIVLPHGVLFRGAAEGKIRETLIEKNFLDAVIGLPANLFYGTSIPTSVLVFKKNKQNRDVLFIDASNDFDKGKNQNTLNDTQVEKILKAYTDRKDLDKYAHLATFEEIKENDYNLNIPRYVDTFEEEEPVDMVALAQSMKELDAEITAQEEIFKGMLEELEETPENKAMLDLMIDLFSPSKTPDKGAD, encoded by the coding sequence ATGTCAGAAAATAGATTACAGTCAATAACCTCAAAACTTTGGGCCATGGCTAATGAACTTAGGGGAAATATGGATGCAGGAGAGTTTAAAAACTACATCCTATCCTTCATGTTCTACCGCTACCTATCAGAGCACCAAGAAGCCTATTTGGTCAACCAAAACATCCTTGATTTAAAGCCAGGAGAAAGCCCTAATGATGCCTACCTAAGACTTGCGGTAGGTGACGATTTACAGGATTACCTGGAAGATATTTCATCAAGCCTAGGCTACGCCATTGAGCCAGCTGATACCTGGGTTAGCCTTAATCAAAAAATTGAAAACCTAGAAATCATCCCCAGTGACTACCAGGATCTTTTTGACCACTTTAACAAGAATGTTTCCTTAAACAAGGGAGCAAAGTCAGACTTTGAAGGAGTTTTCTCAGACATCAACCTGGGAGATTCCCGCCTGGGTGCTTCAACCACTGCGCGTGCCAAGTCCTTAAATGGAATTGTAGGCCTTGTTAATGAGATCGAATATAAGTCTGACGAGGGGCGTGATATTCTAGGTGAAATCTATGAGTATCTCATCGGCCAATTTGCGGCCAGTGCTGGTAAAAAGGGAGGGGAGTTCTATACCCCTCATCAGGTCAGCCGCATCCTTGCAAAGCTTGTAACCCGTGACCTTGAAGAAAATGACCAAAGTTTTTCAGTCTATGACCCAACCATGGGTTCAGGATCTCTTCTTCTGACAGTAAGAGATGAGGTTCCAGGAGGAAACAAGGCTGGTAAAATCAAGTTTTACGGTCAAGAACTCAACACCACAACCTATAACTTGGCCCGGATGAACCTTATGATGCACGGGGTTTCTTATAATAATATGACCCTCCACAATGGTGACACCCTTGAATCCGACTGGCCTGACGGAGTTAACGCTCAGGGGATAGACCAGCCTAGAAGCTTTGACGCAGTTGTCGCAAACCCTCCTTATTCAGCCAAGTGGGACAATTCAGAGTCAAAACTCAAGGACCCAAGATTCTCCGACTACGGAAAACTTGCTCCTAAGACCAAGGCTGACTTCGCCTTCATCCTCCACGGCCTTTACCACCTCAATAGTGAAGGAGTCATGGCCATCGTCCTCCCCCACGGTGTGCTCTTTAGAGGGGCAGCAGAAGGTAAGATTCGGGAGACCTTGATTGAAAAGAACTTTTTGGATGCTGTCATTGGGCTTCCCGCTAATCTTTTTTATGGAACTTCCATCCCAACCTCAGTTTTGGTCTTTAAGAAAAACAAGCAAAATCGCGATGTCCTCTTCATTGATGCAAGTAATGACTTTGACAAGGGGAAAAATCAAAATACTTTAAATGATACGCAGGTTGAAAAAATCCTTAAGGCTTATACCGACCGCAAGGATCTTGATAAATATGCTCATTTGGCAACTTTTGAGGAAATCAAGGAAAATGACTACAACCTAAATATCCCACGATATGTCGATACTTTTGAAGAAGAAGAACCTGTTGATATGGTGGCTCTGGCTCAAAGTATGAAGGAGCTTGATGCAGAAATCACGGCCCAAGAGGAAATATTTAAGGGCATGCTTGAAGAGCTTGAAGAAACACCAGAAAACAAGGCCATGCTTGATTTGATGATTGACCTCTTTAGCCCTAGTAAAACTCCAGACAAAGGAGCAGACTAA
- a CDS encoding HsdR family type I site-specific deoxyribonuclease, which produces MNEDTFEKELIKHITEINGSKQWSYEENIKDTAGLWDNFRRILNQHNQDKLENPLSDLEFAQVKDRISALESPYQAGQFLYGLNGVSQVEVTLDKGDLVFLTVFDQREIGAGNTIYQVVNQIQRDPVIIGKQKRRFDTTLLINGLPIIQIEEKTDSHDVNEALNQMHQYAHEGQYGDIFSTLQILVAITPNNVKYMANAPADKFNKDFAFNWQRKSDNSIVRNWREFADAMLSIPMAHQMATNYMILDGTKNKNMLKVMRPYQVYATQNVLESLKKVDFDLGTNKVGYIWHTTGSGKTITSFKTAWLASRMPKVDKVVFVVDRIALTKQTYENYLAYDPDGDMDNSQLGNVKGTESTRDLKRKLESKGQGIIVTSVQKLVTLIKDKNFKAPDKNIVFVVDEAHRSTGGDSFKNIQDFFKRAAWVGYTGTPMFDKIIKGQGTEHIFGPLLHAYTIREAIADRNVLGFKVDFETTLDEEKIRKVYLPDLYKREHPDWSEAKILRQIDKLSPEGLDEEFGPTFYDRNEEHVRLVVEDIFKNWRNRSNEGKYNALLTTKVGGMHPSTPMAMMYFREFQRVNELNRKLGKTTLKVGITFAQDTSNSNTQLETNEGLHEAVRAYNKEFGTSFDMADLAGYTQDLTTRLNKTALDKNYLDLVIVVDQLLTGFDAPELNTLYVDRTLKGAGLIQAYSRTNRIANLQEKPWGRVINYRWPAQNEILMNEALAIYANRDSAQMTDEERKKFLDNEKILAKSFTEVIAGVKKTVTDLRELTIDFNELPKGEADKMRMAARLGSYNRGVAKLKQYDPEDVGGVIEGFDYDRPDLLIKALGMSPQEESNLTGYLANELKEYLAVKEDIPVYQVDLKMTHVKDVKINYDYLTELVERLLNEVHYNKADEARATGQEIIRFADGLEDRAYAHKIKNTVKVIIDKSYVLDAYPAKLSSAGQVIEEANNKALDIRFREFRINWGIDEVISSRELKKLVLGHRFGQADLDDGGQITDLITDSIGSYKELAKDQSVRDLSGIRYRNSLRKAIYDLADSLVNNEE; this is translated from the coding sequence ATGAACGAGGATACCTTTGAAAAAGAGTTAATTAAACATATAACTGAGATTAACGGTAGTAAGCAGTGGTCTTATGAAGAAAATATTAAGGATACGGCTGGACTTTGGGATAATTTTAGAAGGATTCTTAACCAGCACAATCAGGACAAGTTAGAAAACCCTCTAAGTGATCTGGAATTTGCCCAGGTTAAGGATAGGATATCAGCTCTTGAGTCACCCTATCAGGCAGGCCAGTTCCTTTACGGGCTAAACGGGGTGTCTCAGGTTGAGGTTACCCTTGATAAGGGCGACTTGGTTTTTCTTACGGTCTTTGACCAAAGGGAGATTGGAGCGGGAAATACTATCTATCAGGTGGTTAACCAGATTCAGCGGGACCCTGTTATTATAGGCAAGCAAAAAAGGCGCTTTGATACTACTCTTTTGATTAATGGTCTGCCGATTATTCAGATTGAGGAGAAGACGGATTCTCATGATGTCAATGAGGCCCTTAATCAGATGCATCAGTATGCCCATGAGGGTCAATATGGCGATATTTTTTCGACCCTGCAGATTCTTGTGGCCATAACTCCTAATAATGTTAAGTATATGGCCAATGCCCCGGCTGATAAGTTTAATAAGGATTTTGCCTTTAACTGGCAGCGGAAGAGTGATAATTCTATTGTCCGCAACTGGCGCGAGTTTGCGGACGCCATGCTTAGTATTCCCATGGCCCATCAGATGGCGACTAACTACATGATTCTTGACGGAACCAAGAATAAGAATATGCTTAAGGTCATGCGTCCCTACCAGGTTTATGCCACTCAAAATGTTCTTGAGTCCCTTAAAAAAGTTGATTTTGACTTAGGTACAAATAAGGTCGGCTATATTTGGCATACAACAGGTTCTGGAAAGACCATTACAAGTTTTAAAACAGCCTGGCTGGCAAGTAGGATGCCAAAGGTTGATAAGGTGGTTTTTGTGGTCGACCGAATCGCCTTAACCAAACAAACCTATGAAAATTACCTGGCCTATGATCCAGATGGGGATATGGATAATTCACAGCTTGGAAATGTTAAAGGAACAGAGTCGACAAGAGATTTGAAAAGAAAACTTGAAAGTAAGGGACAGGGTATCATTGTGACCTCGGTTCAAAAACTAGTTACCTTAATCAAGGATAAAAACTTCAAGGCACCTGATAAGAATATTGTCTTTGTGGTCGATGAAGCCCATAGGTCAACAGGTGGTGATAGCTTTAAAAATATTCAAGATTTCTTTAAACGAGCAGCTTGGGTTGGTTATACGGGAACACCCATGTTCGATAAGATAATCAAAGGTCAAGGGACAGAGCACATTTTTGGCCCCCTCCTCCATGCTTATACTATCAGAGAAGCCATAGCAGACCGCAATGTTCTAGGCTTCAAGGTTGACTTTGAAACAACGCTTGATGAAGAGAAGATTAGAAAGGTATATCTGCCAGATCTTTATAAGAGAGAGCACCCAGATTGGTCTGAGGCTAAAATTCTTAGGCAGATTGATAAATTATCCCCTGAAGGACTTGATGAGGAATTCGGCCCAACCTTCTATGACCGAAACGAGGAACATGTAAGACTAGTTGTTGAAGATATCTTTAAAAACTGGCGCAACCGCTCCAATGAAGGTAAGTACAATGCCCTTCTAACAACCAAGGTAGGAGGGATGCATCCATCAACTCCTATGGCCATGATGTACTTTAGGGAGTTTCAAAGGGTCAATGAGCTTAACCGTAAACTTGGTAAGACAACCCTTAAGGTAGGAATCACCTTCGCCCAAGATACTTCCAACTCAAATACTCAACTTGAGACCAATGAAGGCCTTCATGAGGCTGTAAGAGCCTATAACAAGGAGTTTGGGACTAGCTTTGATATGGCTGACCTTGCAGGCTACACTCAAGATTTAACCACCCGCCTTAATAAAACAGCCCTTGATAAAAACTACCTGGATCTAGTCATCGTTGTCGACCAGCTTCTTACAGGTTTTGATGCTCCGGAGCTTAATACCCTCTATGTGGACAGGACCCTAAAGGGGGCCGGATTAATCCAGGCCTACTCAAGGACTAATAGAATCGCAAATCTCCAGGAAAAACCTTGGGGCCGGGTTATCAACTACCGCTGGCCTGCTCAAAATGAAATCCTCATGAATGAAGCCTTGGCCATTTATGCCAATAGGGACTCAGCTCAGATGACTGACGAGGAGCGTAAGAAATTTCTTGATAATGAGAAAATTTTAGCTAAGTCCTTTACAGAAGTTATTGCAGGCGTTAAAAAGACCGTAACAGATCTTAGGGAGTTAACAATCGACTTTAATGAACTTCCAAAGGGAGAAGCTGACAAGATGCGCATGGCCGCTCGTCTTGGTTCCTACAATAGGGGAGTCGCAAAACTCAAGCAGTATGACCCAGAAGATGTAGGTGGAGTCATTGAAGGATTTGACTATGATAGACCCGACCTTCTAATCAAAGCCCTTGGAATGTCCCCTCAAGAAGAAAGTAATCTGACGGGGTATTTGGCTAATGAGTTAAAAGAATACCTGGCCGTCAAAGAAGACATCCCGGTCTATCAGGTCGACCTTAAAATGACCCACGTTAAGGATGTCAAAATTAACTATGACTACCTAACTGAGCTAGTCGAACGACTCCTAAATGAAGTCCACTATAACAAGGCCGATGAAGCTCGTGCTACCGGTCAAGAAATTATTCGTTTCGCTGACGGACTTGAAGACAGGGCCTATGCCCACAAGATTAAAAATACCGTTAAGGTCATTATTGACAAGTCCTACGTCCTTGACGCCTATCCTGCCAAGCTTTCAAGTGCAGGACAGGTAATTGAAGAGGCTAATAACAAGGCCCTTGATATAAGATTTAGAGAGTTTCGGATTAACTGGGGGATTGATGAGGTCATAAGTAGCAGGGAACTTAAAAAACTTGTCCTTGGTCACCGCTTTGGTCAGGCAGACCTTGATGATGGAGGTCAAATTACTGATCTAATCACAGACTCAATTGGAAGCTATAAGGAGTTGGCCAAGGATCAATCAGTCAGAGACTTAAGCGGCATCCGCTACCGCAATAGCCTGCGTAAGGCCATCTATGACCTAGCAGACAGCCTAGTCAATAATGAAGAATAA
- a CDS encoding NUDIX hydrolase, whose protein sequence is MIREFSRVIIKDAEGDYLILKDRERPWNFPGGKQEAGEFPEDCAKRELKEELDLEVSDLEEIYTDTFLFDNLEWKAHFFFAGKACGKVTINEPGKIKGVQFVSDLSDVDFSKPLKPLLDYLQESGPLDNKTTDWL, encoded by the coding sequence ATGATTAGAGAATTTTCAAGGGTTATTATCAAGGACGCAGAAGGTGACTACTTAATTTTAAAGGATAGGGAAAGGCCATGGAATTTTCCCGGGGGAAAACAAGAGGCAGGAGAGTTTCCTGAGGACTGTGCCAAACGTGAACTAAAGGAAGAGCTTGATCTTGAAGTCTCAGACCTTGAGGAAATCTATACAGATACCTTTCTTTTTGATAATTTAGAGTGGAAGGCACATTTTTTCTTTGCCGGTAAGGCTTGCGGGAAAGTTACCATCAATGAACCAGGCAAAATCAAAGGAGTTCAATTTGTTTCAGATTTATCAGATGTTGACTTCTCAAAACCCCTCAAGCCCCTTTTAGACTACCTGCAAGAAAGTGGTCCCCTGGATAATAAAACAACCGACTGGTTGTAA